The Candidatus Methylomirabilis sp. genomic interval TCGAGAAGCTGGGCATTCCCCTGTCGGAGCGAAAGCGGCTCAGCGGCATCGCGGTCGATGCGGTGTTTGACAGCGTCTCGGTGGCCACGACCTTCAAGGGGAAGCTCGGCGAGCTCGGGATCATCTTCTGTTCCTTTTCCGAGGCGGTGCAGAACCACCCGGACCTGGTCAGAAAGTACCTGGGGTCGGTGGTGCCCTACACCGATAACTTCTTCGCCACGCTGAACTCCGCCGTCTTCAGCGACGGGTCGTTCTGTTATATCCCGAAGGGCGTGCGCTGCCCGATGGAGCTTTCAACCTACTTCCGGATCAACGCCGCTCAGACGGGCCAGTTCGAACGGACCCTGATCATTGCCGATGAGGGCGCCTATGTGAGCTATCTGGAGGGGTGCACCGCCCCGATGCGGGACGAGAACCAGTTACATGCGGCGGTCGTGGAGCTGATCGCCCACGACGACGCCCAGATAAAGTACTCGACGGTCCAGAACTGGTACCCGGGCGACAAGGAAGGCAAGGGCGGCATCTACAACTTTGTCACCAAGCGGGGTAAGTGCCAGGGCAAGCGCGCCAAGATCTCCTGGACGCAGGTAGAGACCGGTTCGGCGATCACCTGGAAGTACCCGAGCTGCATCCTGCAGGGTGATGACTCGACCGGAGAGTTCTACTCGGTCGCGCTGACCAACCATTACCAGCAGGCGGACACCGGCACCAAGATGATCCATATCGGTAAGCACACCAGAAGCACCATCATCTCGAAGGGAATCTCCGCCGGCCACGGACAAAACAGTTATCGTGGACTGGTCAAGATCATGAAGGGGGCGACCGGCGCCCGGAACTACTCGCAGTGCGACTCCTTGCTGCTC includes:
- the sufB gene encoding Fe-S cluster assembly protein SufB — protein: MSSSSKAIEALANQEYKYGFVTEIEEEAVPHGLNEDTIRLISAKKNEPDWMLQWRLKAYRHWAKLEKSEAEPKWANVKYPPIDYQAIRYYAAPKQQTAVPTSLDEVDPKLLETFEKLGIPLSERKRLSGIAVDAVFDSVSVATTFKGKLGELGIIFCSFSEAVQNHPDLVRKYLGSVVPYTDNFFATLNSAVFSDGSFCYIPKGVRCPMELSTYFRINAAQTGQFERTLIIADEGAYVSYLEGCTAPMRDENQLHAAVVELIAHDDAQIKYSTVQNWYPGDKEGKGGIYNFVTKRGKCQGKRAKISWTQVETGSAITWKYPSCILQGDDSTGEFYSVALTNHYQQADTGTKMIHIGKHTRSTIISKGISAGHGQNSYRGLVKIMKGATGARNYSQCDSLLLGDQCGAHTFPYLEVTNNSSQLEHEASTSKIGEDQLFYCKQRGISAEDAVNLIVNGFCKTVLRELPMEFAVEAQKLLGVSLEGSVG